AAAGTCTCCTGTGGGCTTGGCAGTAGGAACCACTAGTCAATGGCAAGGGTGTCCACCGTGAGGTGGAATCTGAAGGAAGCCGGCGACAAACTCCTGTACCGAGGAACACGAATCATATCAGGCACAGTCGGGGCGGATGAGTCTGCCAGACAAGATAAAGTCCGATACTGCCCGAACCCCACTGTGTAAATATGGCGGCGATAGGATGAAGGAGACAGTGCTTACCCCGGGAGGTCTTGCAAGGGTTCCCGACAATAAGGATGTAACATCCTTCAGGAACAAGCGGATTAGCGATATGAAGCTGAATTGCAAGAAGTCAGCAGAAGCCATAGTAATCCCCAACGGGGATGAAGGGTGGAACATGAGTGTCTTTTAACAAATGGATTTGGCAGCATTGCGAAGATCACAGAAAACGTTGAGAAAACGGCTGTCTGCAGAGGGATACGCTGGAAGCGGGAGAGTGTGCAGAAGCGTGTAGCGAGCTGGAAAAAGAAAGGAGTTGAAAGAGGTATGCATTTGATTGAACAGGTAGTAACCCCGGCAAACTTAAATATGGCCATGAACCGGGTGATTCAAAACAAAGGAAAACCGGGTACGGATGGTATGACAGTCGATCAACTGGAAGACCATGTAAGGAAATACGCCATACCACTCATACAAAAGATCAGGAACGGCAGTTATCAACCGTTACCAGTGAAAAGAGTGGAAATCCCTAAAGGGAACGGGAAAATGCGTGAACTCGGAATTCCGACAGTAAGGGACCGTATGGTCCAACAGGCCATTCTTCAGGTGATTGAGTCCATCATTGATCCACATTTCTCCGAATACAGTTATGGATTTCGACGCGAGCGAAACGCGAAACAAGCGATCAAGCAAGCGGCCGCTTTCTACGACGAGGGATATCGATTTGTAGTCGATGTGGATCTCGAACAGTACTTCGATACCATCCCACACCAGAAACTGATGAATGTGTTTAAGGAAATGATCGAAGACCCTGTTATTCTGACGTTAATCTGGAAATTTCTCGAAAGTGGCATTATGGAGGGTCTTAACTGGAACGAATCTAACAACGGAGCGCCTCAGGGCGGCAACCTTTCCCCATTATTGAGCAATGTATACTTGAATGAACTGGACCAAGAACTTGAAGAACGAGGCCACCGGTTTATTCAGGTATGCGGATGACTTTGCATTTATGTAAGGAGCAGAAGAGCTGCGGAGCGCGTGCTCCGCAATACAACAGACTTTCTCGAACATACACTGAAACTGAAAGTGAATGAGGAAAAAAGTGCTGTTGGCTCACCGATGAAAAGAAAGTTTCTCGGATTCTGTCTCCATAAAATAAATAACGAAACAAAATGCAGGCCCTCACAGGCTTCTAAGAAACGCTTCAAGGAAAAGCTCAAATACGCCACGAGGAGAAATCAAGCAAATTCTTTTTCCTTCATCATCGTTTAAGGCAACTGATTTGGAAACAGTGGAGGCAAGTGAAAACCCGATACAGAAACCTTATGAAATACGGAATCGAATCTGAAGAAGCCTAGAAAATGGCGAATACTCGAAAAGGGTACTGGAGAGCATCGCTTAATCACGTTCTTCATAAAGCCATAAAAGTAGAAAAGCTCGCAGGTTGGGGCCTTAAAGACCTAAGCCAACTCTACGAGCGTGCATACTCAGCTTACTGAACCGCCGTATACGAGACCCGTACGTACGGTGGTGTGAGGGGACGGGGGCTGTGAAGCCCCCCCTCCTACTCGAATTAAGCGTCAAAAATCCGGCTCTATAATGAATGTGGTGGTGTTCCCTTTATCATAGGAATGTTGGGGATTAAAGACGGGAACGTGAAGGTTTGGGATGTCTCTTACGAAGATGAGCAGACGCTGCGAGCGGACCTTTGCACAGAGAAGAGAAAGCAAAAATGTCCGTCATGCGGCAATAGAACAAAACGGGTCCATAGGTATCGAAATCAGAAGTTCCAAGGGCCAAGACTGTTGCAGGAGAAAGAGAGGCTCAATCTTCGCAAATGACAGTAACAAGTCTCATACGTTTTCTTGAACGGAAAAGTATGGTTTCAAATTATCATTGTTCATACAGCGCTAAATGAGATTATCGATATTCTTTCGAATTGGAAGTTGGATTATAGAGGGAAAATTGTAAGCCTTGGAAGCTGGTGCGTGTGAATTCGTCATAATGGGCGGCTCCTGTCAAAGTGATACAAGAGCTCGGTACGTGACCTGCCGGGTGATCCCTGACATCGCAGCCCGGCTTCAATTCATGAGAAAAATCTATTAGACGCCAGACCGGGTCAGGCGTGAAAAAAGGGAAATGTAGATGTATCGATATAAAGGGCCTGAAATCAGGAAATGAGAGGGGATGTGATCAAGAACTGTTTTAAAGTATGAACGGTTAGCGCGATACTAGTAAGAATATATTTTCTGAAACCGATGACAGTCAAAATGCGTTCGTCAACTATCCAGTGCTTAACGACCTCGGATCCTTGTGTGGTGTAACTGAACAAATCAGTAGCGTTCAAATAAGAAAAACAGCTCTTTATGCCTGCTGACAGGCATCAGACGTGGCTAGAGAGCTGTAAGGTTCGAAATTAGAAAGGGTTTGTTAATCCGTTGAGAACTGTTTAATCAGATGCTGAAGTTCTTCCCCTGAGAGCCTGAGGTTTTCAGCGGACTCCACTATGGAACGAACGGCTTTCAGCTGTTCTTCACTTGAGCCGTTGACCGCATCGGCTAAAGCTGCATTTTCTTCTATGATTGCGGCGATATGACCGATGGCATCGACGACATTGTTTTTATACGTATCAACATGGTCAATTTCAGCGATGATAGTCGATGTTGTTTCTATCATCTCCACATTTTCTTTGGCAATGGATTCAAAAGCACTGATGGTTTCTTCTACAACTTCCAACTGTTGATCAGATGTTTCTTTTGAAGAAAATACCCAATTCTCGAGTTCTTTGCCCTCCGTTTGTAAAATCGTTATTGAATTCGTTATATCTTTCGCTGAATTAGAAGTTTCTTCAGCCAGTTTACGCACTTCATCAGCGACCACGGCAAACCCTTTTCCATGTTCACCTGCGCGGGCAGCTTCAATGGAAGCATTAAGTGCAAGGAGATTTGTCTGTTCTGAGATTTTTCCGATCGACCCAACGATTTCTCCAATTAGATTCATTTTTTCATTGAATCCGGAAATCACTTTTTCGACATCCTGTGCGATTTTCGATGAGTGCTGTGACTGGCTTCGTAATCTGGACATCTGATTTATTCCTTTGTCATTCAGTGATTGCATCGCAGATGCATGTCTTGCCAACTGTTGGGCCTTTTTTACAAGGATGGTAAGTTGGTCGGATAAAGAGAGAGTCGTTTCATTTGTCCGCTCTGCATGAGAGGCCGCTTCATTCGTTCCGTCGGCCATTTCAGAAATGGAGCGGCTGATTTCTTCAGT
This genomic window from [Bacillus] selenitireducens MLS10 contains:
- a CDS encoding reverse transcriptase domain-containing protein, which encodes MEHECLLTNGFGSIAKITENVEKTAVCRGIRWKRESVQKRVASWKKKGVERGMHLIEQVVTPANLNMAMNRVIQNKGKPGTDGMTVDQLEDHVRKYAIPLIQKIRNGSYQPLPVKRVEIPKGNGKMRELGIPTVRDRMVQQAILQVIESIIDPHFSEYSYGFRRERNAKQAIKQAAAFYDEGYRFVVDVDLEQYFDTIPHQKLMNVFKEMIEDPVILTLIWKFLESGIMEGLNWNESNNGAPQGGNLSPLLSNVYLNELDQELEERGHRFIQVCG
- a CDS encoding transposase family protein gives rise to the protein MLGIKDGNVKVWDVSYEDEQTLRADLCTEKRKQKCPSCGNRTKRVHRYRNQKFQGPRLLQEKERLNLRK